In the genome of Streptomyces sp. NBC_00190, one region contains:
- a CDS encoding CBS domain-containing protein produces the protein MLHRRTVGDVMTEDVVTLHPNTPVQDVVGLLDANDIVAAPVVDDDGSLVGVVSASDVLRHETGMPDPQGQDGNEAGVWGKARARTAGALMSSPVFTAHADWTIPRAARELRSRHVKQLPVVGDDGLLTGIVSRSDLLDAFIRSDAEIRGEVEHDVLGRILGLDEGTVAIEVRDGVVTLWGHVPEPRLVLVVVGLCQGVDGVVAVDAHLAAAGGGLGRSYLAPTKEALAK, from the coding sequence ATGCTGCACCGCCGCACGGTCGGTGACGTGATGACCGAGGATGTCGTCACCCTCCACCCCAATACACCGGTCCAGGATGTCGTCGGCCTGCTGGACGCGAACGACATTGTCGCGGCTCCAGTCGTCGATGACGACGGCTCCCTTGTCGGCGTCGTGTCCGCGTCCGACGTTCTGCGGCACGAGACCGGCATGCCCGATCCGCAGGGGCAGGACGGGAACGAGGCGGGCGTCTGGGGCAAGGCCCGGGCCCGAACCGCGGGCGCGCTCATGAGCAGCCCCGTCTTTACCGCCCACGCCGACTGGACGATCCCCCGGGCCGCTCGGGAACTCCGCAGTCGGCATGTCAAGCAGCTGCCGGTGGTCGGCGACGACGGGCTCCTCACCGGCATCGTCAGCCGCAGCGACCTGCTCGACGCCTTCATCCGCTCCGACGCCGAGATCCGCGGGGAAGTCGAGCATGACGTCCTGGGGCGCATCCTCGGCCTGGACGAGGGCACCGTCGCGATCGAGGTCCGGGACGGAGTCGTCACCCTGTGGGGTCACGTCCCGGAACCGCGTCTTGTCCTGGTGGTCGTGGGCCTCTGCCAGGGCGTCGACGGTGTCGTTGCCGTGGACGCCCACCTTGCCGCCGCCGGGGGGGGGCTAGGCCGGAGTTACCTCGCGCCAACCAAAGAAGCGCTGGCCAAGTAG
- the ku gene encoding non-homologous end joining protein Ku → MVVARPVWAGNLSFGLVSLPVGSTRPLTAIRFFHQLQRGTSDRIRNRRVNERTGDEVVLDDIVKGYDTGDEYVLVEPKELDEIAPGRSRSLDIAGFVDLDEVDPIFFGTTYYLGPRGAENARVYSLLEQALAKAGKAGIATFVMRQHEYLVAVKAENGVLTLHTLHWADEIRDPKKEIDNRPAKRRLPTRS, encoded by the coding sequence ATGGTCGTGGCTCGTCCGGTCTGGGCCGGGAATCTCTCATTTGGGCTGGTCAGCCTGCCGGTCGGCTCTACACGGCCACTGACAGCCATACGATTCTTTCATCAGCTTCAGCGCGGCACCTCGGACCGGATCCGTAACCGGCGGGTGAACGAGCGGACCGGTGACGAGGTCGTGCTGGACGACATCGTGAAGGGCTACGACACCGGTGACGAGTACGTCCTGGTGGAGCCGAAGGAGCTGGACGAGATCGCGCCGGGTCGCTCCCGGTCGCTGGACATCGCCGGGTTCGTCGACCTGGACGAGGTGGACCCGATCTTCTTCGGTACGACGTACTACCTGGGACCGCGGGGCGCCGAGAACGCCAGGGTCTACAGCCTCCTGGAACAGGCCCTGGCCAAAGCAGGCAAGGCCGGGATCGCCACGTTCGTGATGCGCCAGCACGAGTACCTGGTGGCGGTGAAAGCCGAGAACGGCGTCCTGACCCTCCACACCCTGCACTGGGCGGATGAGATCAGGGATCCGAAGAAGGAGATCGACAACCGCCCGGCAAAACGAAGGCTTCCGACAAGGAGCTGA
- a CDS encoding ATP-dependent DNA ligase encodes MLRPPVEPMLAQAVESVPGSGVLGELAFEQKFDGYRALLFTPTRAGGRLLVQTRRGSMVQDSFPDLAAAADQLPDGLVLDGELVVWDTQAGQLSFEGLQRRAAARGRSARGLARLLPAFFIGFDILQQDMTELLIYPYRQRRARLEALFATHRLSAPWTLCPMTTDLVKAQEWLESWTEVSGVEGIVVKAVNQPYRTGYRGWYKLRRRDTTEAIIGAITGTLTRPQLLLLGRHDPHDHLRPIGRTAPLRPEATRLVGGNLTAADRGHPWTGLRFASSWGSRDVLDVTLVRPELVAEISADTAVDRGGVYRHPVRFRRLRLDVTAEDVPRFGAGPAAVAS; translated from the coding sequence ATGCTGCGACCGCCGGTGGAGCCGATGCTGGCGCAGGCCGTGGAGTCGGTGCCGGGATCCGGCGTGCTGGGCGAGCTGGCGTTTGAGCAGAAGTTCGATGGCTACCGGGCGCTCCTGTTCACCCCCACCAGGGCGGGCGGCCGGCTGCTGGTGCAGACCCGGCGCGGCTCGATGGTCCAGGACAGCTTCCCCGACCTCGCCGCCGCCGCCGACCAGCTGCCGGACGGTCTGGTTCTCGACGGGGAGCTCGTCGTCTGGGACACGCAAGCGGGCCAGCTGTCGTTCGAGGGACTGCAGCGCCGAGCTGCCGCCCGCGGCCGCAGCGCGCGTGGGCTCGCAAGGCTTCTGCCCGCGTTCTTCATCGGCTTCGACATCCTGCAGCAGGACATGACCGAGCTGCTGATCTACCCCTACCGGCAACGCCGCGCCCGACTGGAAGCCCTGTTCGCCACGCACAGGCTGAGCGCCCCCTGGACGCTGTGCCCCATGACAACGGACCTGGTCAAGGCCCAGGAGTGGCTGGAGTCCTGGACCGAGGTGTCCGGCGTCGAGGGCATCGTCGTCAAAGCCGTGAACCAGCCCTACCGGACCGGCTACAGAGGCTGGTACAAACTCCGACGCCGGGACACCACCGAAGCGATCATCGGCGCCATCACCGGCACCCTGACCCGACCCCAGCTCCTCCTCCTGGGCCGCCACGACCCCCACGACCACCTCCGCCCCATCGGCCGCACCGCCCCGCTGCGCCCCGAAGCAACGCGCCTAGTCGGCGGGAACCTGACCGCGGCCGACCGCGGACACCCATGGACAGGCCTGCGGTTCGCATCGTCCTGGGGCAGCCGGGACGTCCTGGACGTGACCCTGGTCCGCCCGGAGCTGGTCGCGGAGATCAGCGCCGACACGGCCGTCGACCGGGGCGGCGTCTACCGGCACCCGGTGCGCTTCAGGCGGCTGCGCCTGGACGTCACGGCCGAGGATGTTCCCCGCTTCGGGGCGGGCCCGGCTGCAGTGGCCAGCTGA
- a CDS encoding isoamylase early set domain-containing protein produces MLERKLLKDRAQVTFVLPSDIPPGPVSVVGDFNEWKPGAHILEPRSDGTRAVTVGLPVKSVHSFRYLAAGDYWFDEDYADGHDGINSLLHT; encoded by the coding sequence ATGCTCGAACGCAAGCTGCTCAAGGACCGCGCTCAGGTCACCTTCGTCCTGCCCTCCGACATCCCGCCCGGCCCGGTGAGCGTTGTCGGTGACTTCAACGAGTGGAAGCCCGGCGCCCACATCCTGGAGCCCCGTAGTGACGGCACGCGCGCCGTCACCGTCGGCCTGCCGGTGAAGAGCGTGCACTCCTTCCGCTACCTGGCGGCGGGCGACTACTGGTTCGACGAGGACTACGCCGACGGCCACGACGGCATCAACAGCCTCCTGCACACCTGA
- a CDS encoding MMPL family transporter: MLSKALLRLGASAARHPWRVIAAWLIAATLAVLAAIAFGGRTADSMTAPGLDSQRAAELIERAGTGQEGMTAQVVVTPLDGGATFFDHGSARTALTRLQTEVKRLPHVLGTSDPAGALDADGDTAVRGGLVSADGRIAVVRVQYPDQSRLSAEDLDALVDLGDRLRAELPLRIEMGGNLFYAFSDPDGGVSELIGLLAAAAILFLAFGSLVAAALPIGMAVFGLTVGVATMTVLAGVTDVPTFAPVLGSMVGLGVGIDYALFVLARHREYLARGLDPHEAAGRAVATAGRPVVFAGGIVVVSILGLAVANVPFMTVGGLAVSIVVLTMVVASVTLLPAFLGAAGPRLARAGRIGRALQTGKLGRLARQRDTVAGAAPAAGWRRWIGHVSRHPVLYAIGAAGLLLTATLPVLGLRVGLPDDGSLPHSRTERRAYDLVAEGFGPGANGPLVIAADPARDPGVLDRLVATVAADPGIASVAPTHIDRATGIATLVVFPTTSPQDKATADIIARLRTDVLPTAIGHGPARAHVGGAAASLSDVGQRTSQRLPVFVAAVLAMSFLLLMLVFRSILVPLKAVLLNLLSIGAAYGIMVAVFQWGWGGALIGLEATVPIVSFIPMFLFAILFGLSMDYEVFLLSRVREEYLRTGDNGTAIVEGVSGTARIITSAALIMVAVFLSFAVAEDPSTKMFGLGLATAIFIDATVVRMVLVPATMTLLGRTNWWLPKWLDWMLPRGPVGTDDTDAESTGEAPRPRLVDR; the protein is encoded by the coding sequence ATGCTCTCGAAAGCCCTGTTGCGCCTGGGCGCAAGCGCCGCCCGCCATCCCTGGCGGGTGATCGCGGCATGGCTGATCGCCGCCACGCTCGCCGTCCTCGCCGCGATCGCCTTCGGCGGGCGGACCGCGGACTCGATGACCGCTCCGGGGCTGGACTCCCAACGGGCCGCGGAACTGATCGAGCGGGCCGGCACCGGCCAGGAGGGGATGACCGCCCAAGTGGTCGTCACTCCCCTCGACGGCGGTGCGACGTTCTTCGACCACGGCAGCGCGCGCACCGCTCTCACGCGGCTGCAGACCGAGGTGAAGCGGCTGCCGCACGTGCTCGGCACGAGCGACCCGGCGGGGGCGCTCGACGCGGACGGGGACACCGCCGTGCGCGGCGGCCTTGTCTCGGCCGACGGGCGGATCGCGGTCGTCCGGGTGCAGTATCCCGACCAGAGCCGGCTGTCGGCCGAAGACCTCGACGCCCTCGTCGATCTCGGCGACCGGCTGCGCGCCGAGCTGCCCCTGCGCATCGAAATGGGCGGGAACCTCTTCTACGCCTTCTCCGACCCCGACGGCGGCGTGAGCGAGCTGATCGGCCTCCTCGCCGCGGCCGCGATCCTGTTCCTGGCGTTCGGTTCGCTCGTCGCCGCCGCGCTGCCGATCGGCATGGCGGTCTTCGGGCTGACCGTCGGGGTCGCCACGATGACGGTACTGGCGGGGGTGACGGACGTCCCGACCTTCGCACCGGTCCTGGGCAGCATGGTCGGGCTCGGAGTGGGCATCGACTACGCGCTGTTCGTGCTCGCCAGGCACCGGGAGTACCTCGCGCGCGGGCTCGATCCCCACGAGGCGGCGGGGCGAGCGGTGGCCACGGCGGGGAGGCCCGTGGTCTTCGCCGGCGGCATCGTCGTCGTATCGATCCTCGGCCTGGCGGTCGCGAACGTGCCGTTCATGACGGTGGGCGGGCTCGCCGTCTCGATCGTCGTTCTGACCATGGTGGTCGCGTCGGTGACGCTTCTGCCGGCCTTCCTCGGCGCCGCCGGCCCACGCCTGGCCCGGGCTGGCCGGATCGGCCGGGCTCTGCAGACCGGGAAGCTGGGCCGACTCGCACGGCAGCGGGACACGGTGGCGGGCGCCGCTCCCGCCGCCGGTTGGCGGCGCTGGATCGGGCACGTCAGCCGGCACCCGGTGCTGTACGCGATCGGCGCGGCGGGGCTGCTGCTGACGGCGACGCTGCCCGTGCTCGGCCTGCGCGTCGGCCTGCCCGACGACGGCTCACTGCCCCACAGCCGTACCGAGCGCCGGGCCTACGACCTCGTCGCCGAGGGGTTCGGCCCGGGCGCCAACGGTCCACTCGTCATCGCCGCGGACCCCGCCCGTGATCCGGGAGTGCTGGACCGACTCGTCGCAACGGTCGCGGCGGATCCGGGCATCGCATCCGTCGCGCCGACGCACATCGATCGGGCCACCGGCATCGCGACCCTGGTCGTGTTCCCGACCACCAGCCCTCAGGACAAGGCCACGGCCGACATCATCGCCCGGCTGCGCACCGACGTGCTGCCCACGGCGATCGGGCACGGCCCGGCCAGGGCCCACGTCGGCGGCGCCGCCGCGAGCCTGTCCGATGTGGGCCAACGCACCAGCCAACGCCTGCCGGTGTTCGTCGCCGCCGTGCTGGCGATGTCGTTCCTGCTGCTGATGCTGGTCTTCCGCTCGATACTCGTACCGCTCAAGGCGGTACTGCTGAATCTGCTGAGCATCGGCGCGGCCTACGGCATCATGGTCGCGGTCTTCCAGTGGGGCTGGGGAGGCGCACTCATCGGGCTGGAAGCGACGGTTCCGATCGTGTCGTTCATCCCGATGTTCCTCTTCGCCATCCTGTTCGGCCTGTCGATGGACTACGAGGTGTTCCTCCTCTCCCGCGTACGCGAGGAGTACCTGCGCACCGGCGACAACGGCACGGCGATCGTTGAGGGCGTCTCGGGCACCGCCCGGATCATCACCTCGGCCGCCCTCATCATGGTGGCGGTCTTCCTGTCCTTCGCCGTCGCCGAGGACCCCTCCACCAAAATGTTCGGGCTCGGCCTGGCCACCGCGATCTTCATCGACGCCACGGTCGTACGCATGGTGCTGGTACCGGCGACCATGACACTCCTCGGCCGGACCAACTGGTGGCTGCCGAAGTGGCTGGACTGGATGCTTCCCCGCGGCCCGGTCGGCACCGACGACACCGACGCGGAATCCACGGGTGAGGCCCCGCGTCCACGGCTGGTTGACCGTTGA
- a CDS encoding sensor histidine kinase: MLRDDLRTLWTEPRPPDAPARVRRDWALLAAGLAGVALEATLRENVVWRPVAVVLAVWLCLLPLWRRTRPLAMVTLAFGSVILLPVASLVAAPREPVGLYTGTVVLVLVYALPRWGSGREIVLGGAVILAAGALCVATDETPVVEKVVGFVFLLVPGVVGAAVRFRVTARERQLEQVRSREREQLARELHDTVAHHVSAMVIIAQAGRVLAGTDPSAAVEALEGIEEEGARTLEEMRAMVAALRDRGVGAELAPPAGVADLERLVRTPGGRLRVDLGLDGELDALPPAVDAAVYRIVQESVTNALRHAVDATELVVRVAAERHTVRVSVRDNGRRTGRGRDGYGLTGLRERATLLGGTLRAGPGTDRGWHVEAELPRARSESGVHSRPRR, encoded by the coding sequence GTGCTACGAGACGACCTGCGAACCCTGTGGACCGAACCCCGGCCGCCCGACGCGCCCGCCCGGGTGCGGCGGGACTGGGCGCTGCTCGCCGCGGGCCTTGCCGGTGTGGCGCTGGAGGCCACCCTGCGCGAGAACGTCGTGTGGCGGCCGGTGGCAGTGGTGCTCGCCGTATGGCTGTGCCTGCTGCCCCTGTGGCGCCGGACCCGCCCGCTGGCGATGGTGACGCTGGCGTTTGGCTCGGTGATCCTGCTTCCGGTGGCCTCGCTCGTCGCCGCCCCGCGCGAGCCCGTCGGCCTGTACACCGGCACGGTCGTGCTCGTGCTGGTGTACGCGCTGCCCCGGTGGGGATCGGGACGCGAGATCGTGCTGGGCGGCGCGGTGATCCTCGCGGCCGGCGCGCTGTGTGTCGCCACGGACGAGACCCCGGTGGTCGAAAAGGTCGTGGGCTTCGTCTTCCTGCTGGTGCCCGGCGTGGTCGGGGCTGCCGTGCGGTTCCGAGTGACCGCTCGCGAGCGGCAGTTGGAGCAGGTGCGCTCCCGCGAGCGCGAGCAGCTCGCCCGGGAACTGCACGACACGGTGGCCCACCACGTGTCGGCCATGGTGATCATCGCCCAGGCGGGCCGGGTGCTCGCGGGCACCGACCCGTCCGCCGCCGTCGAGGCGCTGGAGGGGATCGAGGAGGAAGGGGCGCGCACGCTGGAGGAAATGCGCGCCATGGTCGCCGCGCTGCGCGACCGCGGGGTCGGCGCCGAGCTGGCGCCCCCTGCCGGAGTCGCGGATCTGGAGCGCCTGGTGCGCACCCCGGGTGGTCGCCTCAGGGTCGACCTGGGGCTCGACGGCGAACTGGACGCGCTGCCCCCGGCCGTGGACGCGGCCGTCTACCGGATTGTGCAGGAGTCGGTGACCAACGCGCTGCGCCATGCGGTCGACGCGACCGAGCTCGTCGTTCGGGTCGCCGCGGAACGGCACACGGTACGGGTGAGCGTGCGCGACAACGGCCGGCGCACCGGCCGGGGTCGCGACGGATACGGACTTACCGGACTGCGCGAGCGCGCGACGCTGCTCGGCGGCACACTACGAGCCGGCCCGGGTACCGACCGGGGCTGGCATGTCGAAGCCGAACTGCCGAGAGCGAGGAGCGAGAGCGGTGTCCATTCGCGTCCTCGTCGCTGA
- a CDS encoding response regulator transcription factor encodes MSIRVLVADDQTIIRTGLRIMLNAQPGIEVVGEAADGREAVRLARELHPDVCLFDIRMPVLDGLEATRLVAGPGVADPLAVVVITTFDLDEYVYGSLRAGARGFLLKDTGPDLLAQAVRSASDGEALIAPSVTVRLLQAFADLPAGRPVAQPVSPVTAREEQVLLAVARGLTNTEIADALHISLSTVKTHLASLMAKLGARNRVEIAMWAYETRRILPGT; translated from the coding sequence GTGTCCATTCGCGTCCTCGTCGCTGACGACCAGACGATCATCCGCACCGGGTTGCGGATCATGCTGAACGCCCAGCCCGGCATCGAGGTGGTCGGCGAGGCCGCCGACGGGCGGGAAGCGGTACGTCTGGCCCGCGAACTACACCCCGACGTTTGTCTGTTCGACATCCGCATGCCCGTACTCGACGGGCTCGAGGCCACCCGGCTGGTCGCCGGCCCGGGCGTCGCCGACCCGCTGGCCGTGGTCGTCATCACCACGTTCGACCTCGACGAGTACGTCTACGGCTCACTGCGTGCCGGCGCCCGCGGATTCCTCCTCAAGGACACGGGACCGGACCTTCTGGCCCAGGCCGTACGGTCGGCGTCCGACGGTGAGGCGCTCATTGCGCCCAGCGTCACCGTCCGTCTGCTCCAGGCATTCGCGGACCTGCCCGCCGGCCGGCCCGTGGCCCAGCCGGTCTCCCCCGTCACCGCCCGCGAGGAGCAGGTGCTCCTCGCCGTCGCTCGCGGGCTGACCAACACCGAGATCGCCGATGCACTGCACATCAGCCTCAGCACGGTGAAGACGCATCTGGCCAGCCTGATGGCCAAACTCGGCGCCCGCAACCGGGTCGAGATCGCGATGTGGGCCTACGAAACGCGCCGTATCCTCCCCGGAACCTGA
- a CDS encoding IS701 family transposase: MTEQAGETWDRDLDHLFTTIGHHFGRVEPRRRMRDYVRALLGPVARKNSWQLAEHAGHATPDALQHLLSRARWDPDGIRDDLQAYVAEHLGRPNGVLIIDDTGFLKKGTTSAGVQRQYSGTAGRTENCQIGVFAAYTSTAGRALVDRELYLPRSWTDDRDRCRAAKVPDQREFATKNTLAATIVRRALASPLPIAWVTADAAYGQDNRFRRMLETSGVGYVLAVPKSQFSLAGPRIDKAFDKAPDQAWERRSCGAGAKGQREYDWAAVQLRPAAEYDHRDGVLIRRRWALARRSLSRPDEIAYYLAYTPLDVAVDELVRVAGARWAIEECFQAAKNECGLDEYEVRRYVGWYRHITLAMLAHTFLAVMSTQAAQKGDPPVRMPWSSSSLWQKCGASWQLVHPEIPAPTPTR; the protein is encoded by the coding sequence ATCACCGAACAGGCAGGCGAGACCTGGGACCGCGACCTGGACCACCTCTTCACCACCATCGGGCACCACTTCGGCCGTGTCGAACCACGCCGCCGCATGCGGGACTACGTGCGCGCACTACTGGGCCCGGTGGCCCGCAAGAACAGCTGGCAACTTGCCGAACACGCCGGCCACGCCACCCCCGACGCACTGCAGCACCTGCTCTCCCGAGCCCGCTGGGACCCCGACGGCATCCGCGACGACCTTCAGGCCTACGTCGCCGAACACCTCGGCCGCCCCAACGGGGTGCTGATCATCGACGACACCGGCTTCCTGAAGAAGGGCACCACCTCCGCCGGAGTCCAAAGGCAGTACTCCGGCACCGCCGGCCGCACCGAGAACTGCCAGATCGGCGTCTTCGCCGCCTACACCAGCACGGCCGGCCGTGCTCTCGTAGACCGCGAGCTCTACTTGCCCAGGTCCTGGACCGACGACCGCGACCGCTGCCGCGCCGCCAAGGTCCCCGATCAGCGGGAGTTCGCCACCAAGAACACCCTCGCGGCGACGATCGTCCGCAGGGCCCTGGCCTCGCCACTGCCAATCGCCTGGGTCACGGCGGACGCCGCTTACGGACAGGACAACCGCTTTCGCCGGATGCTGGAAACGTCAGGTGTCGGCTATGTCCTGGCCGTCCCAAAGTCTCAGTTCTCCCTGGCCGGCCCACGCATCGACAAGGCCTTCGACAAGGCCCCCGACCAGGCATGGGAACGCCGTTCCTGCGGCGCGGGCGCCAAGGGACAGCGCGAGTACGACTGGGCGGCCGTGCAGTTGCGACCGGCGGCCGAGTACGACCACCGTGACGGCGTGCTGATCCGCCGACGGTGGGCACTGGCACGACGCAGCCTGAGCCGGCCGGACGAGATCGCCTACTACCTCGCCTACACGCCGCTGGATGTCGCCGTGGACGAACTGGTGCGCGTCGCGGGCGCCCGGTGGGCGATCGAGGAGTGTTTCCAGGCCGCGAAGAACGAGTGCGGCCTGGACGAGTACGAGGTCCGCCGCTACGTCGGCTGGTACCGACACATCACCCTGGCCATGCTCGCCCATACCTTCCTCGCCGTGATGAGCACGCAAGCAGCCCAAAAGGGGGATCCGCCGGTGAGGATGCCGTGGTCATCGAGCTCACTGTGGCAGAAGTGCGGCGCCTCCTGGCAGCTCGTCCACCCCGAGATCCCCGCGCCTACACCCACGCGTTGA
- a CDS encoding lamin tail domain-containing protein, translated as MPASLATRRTLAGLLAAGALIGAAAVPAAADDHRPDHRGPHSSVVIGDVENAGRGRDNRALNSEWVEVKNTGRHSVDLRGFTLTDKQGNRYRFHGFRLDGRSSVKVHTGHGRDTRHDVYQDRRHQIWDERDTATLRDNRGNIIDTETWGHRGHHHR; from the coding sequence ATGCCTGCTTCTCTCGCCACCCGCCGCACCCTCGCCGGCCTCCTGGCCGCCGGCGCCCTGATCGGCGCCGCGGCGGTGCCGGCCGCCGCCGACGACCACCGGCCCGACCACCGCGGCCCGCACTCCTCCGTCGTCATCGGCGACGTCGAGAACGCCGGCCGCGGACGCGACAACCGCGCCCTGAACAGCGAATGGGTCGAGGTCAAGAACACCGGCCGCCACAGCGTCGACCTGCGCGGCTTCACCCTCACCGACAAGCAGGGCAACCGCTACCGCTTCCACGGCTTCCGCCTCGACGGACGCTCCAGCGTCAAGGTCCACACCGGCCACGGCCGCGACACCCGCCACGACGTCTACCAGGACCGCCGCCACCAGATCTGGGACGAACGCGACACCGCCACCCTCCGCGACAACCGCGGCAACATCATCGACACCGAAACCTGGGGCCACCGCGGCCACCACCACCGCTAG
- a CDS encoding S8 family serine peptidase: MKAQEMWKVADGSGITVAVVDSGFKEVPGVRSESVLPGVSVMSPPAGQPDKTYPAHDDVDGHGTTMTAAIVGDGAGGGPKGLAPGAKVMPVRTSLGTPMAFAAGAEGAKGIRYAADNGAKIINLSWGDYYSYPRLKAAVEYAQSKGVLVVAAMGNEGEGNNAINLITQVPGVLGVGAIDETAEPLELSSHGHTTDLSAYGSKAPVRCKENTAWCVRDGGTSYASALTSASAALVWSAHPDWTANQVARVLIETAGGPVDGAKRNDWVGYGAARPSWVLLKKAGNPGAPDVDPLAPAPTNTPAPAPSQTAAAAPAEAAAAEAGLPWQWLALGAVVAAGLGLAGTLIVKRRRS, encoded by the coding sequence ATGAAGGCTCAGGAGATGTGGAAGGTCGCAGACGGCAGCGGCATCACGGTGGCCGTCGTCGACAGCGGCTTCAAGGAAGTCCCGGGCGTGCGGAGCGAGTCCGTCCTTCCAGGCGTTTCGGTCATGTCACCGCCGGCCGGGCAGCCGGACAAGACGTACCCGGCGCACGACGATGTTGACGGGCACGGGACCACCATGACCGCAGCGATCGTCGGCGACGGCGCAGGAGGCGGCCCGAAGGGTCTGGCTCCCGGCGCCAAGGTGATGCCCGTCCGCACCAGCCTCGGCACGCCCATGGCCTTTGCCGCAGGCGCCGAGGGTGCCAAGGGGATCCGGTACGCGGCCGACAACGGGGCCAAGATCATTAATTTGAGCTGGGGCGACTACTACTCCTACCCAAGGCTCAAGGCGGCTGTCGAGTACGCCCAGAGCAAGGGGGTACTCGTCGTCGCTGCCATGGGAAATGAGGGGGAGGGCAACAACGCGATCAACTTGATCACCCAGGTTCCGGGAGTCCTCGGCGTAGGAGCCATCGACGAGACCGCCGAGCCGCTGGAGCTCTCCTCCCACGGGCACACCACGGACCTGTCCGCATATGGCAGCAAGGCCCCGGTCCGCTGTAAGGAGAACACGGCCTGGTGTGTGAGGGACGGAGGCACCTCGTATGCCAGTGCCCTGACCTCCGCCTCCGCCGCGCTCGTATGGTCGGCTCACCCCGACTGGACCGCCAATCAAGTCGCCCGCGTCCTCATCGAGACCGCCGGCGGCCCCGTCGACGGCGCCAAGCGCAACGACTGGGTCGGCTACGGGGCGGCCCGCCCGAGCTGGGTGCTGCTGAAGAAGGCAGGCAACCCGGGGGCACCTGACGTCGACCCCCTGGCCCCAGCCCCCACGAACACCCCCGCCCCCGCCCCCAGCCAGACAGCTGCTGCTGCGCCAGCGGAAGCTGCGGCTGCGGAAGCGGGCCTGCCCTGGCAGTGGCTGGCACTCGGCGCCGTCGTCGCCGCGGGCCTCGGCCTCGCCGGCACGCTGATCGTCAAGCGCCGCCGCAGTTGA